In Pseudobacter ginsenosidimutans, the following are encoded in one genomic region:
- a CDS encoding gluconokinase, whose protein sequence is MPSTKKCIITIEIGTNAVRVVAFDLSGKTIASMKGSYPTFHSQPDFSEQDPEQIFITLLYVLKNLLNEYIHPSRTQVLSICFSASMHSVLAIDKSGIPLGNAITWADNRAQKEVQQLKNSPACNSIYTATGTPMHPMSPLFKIAWLKNNDKERFSNTSKFIQLKTYIIQQLTGEYLIDYSLASATGLLNIHTIEWEEEALAYAGINKGMLADPVPIFTSCGKLKKAYQNSLGLTAATQLIVGSSDGCLATLGAGVWGGQKATITIEDSGAVRVIGQKVLNDKQQRFFNYLLTENCYVSGGPTNSGGIIFEWFAKQFGDFKNPFDLEHTIEDLISVAAKVEAGADGLLFLPYLLGERAPIWDANARGVFFGINIKHERNHFVRAVIEGILFEIYSIGKILEEHSTIKSLSINGSFASIPLCAQIIADVFNKPVSISQHNYSVGAGAYLLSATEMGIFKDLDEAARSIVLTEQYFPKKNIHGVYMKHFEIFETLSTRLKPDFENVVSLQ, encoded by the coding sequence ATGCCTTCCACAAAAAAATGCATCATCACCATCGAGATCGGAACAAATGCTGTAAGAGTAGTTGCATTTGATCTTTCAGGAAAAACAATTGCTTCCATGAAAGGATCCTACCCAACTTTTCATTCCCAGCCCGATTTCAGTGAGCAGGATCCGGAGCAGATCTTTATCACATTGCTGTATGTTTTGAAAAACCTTCTGAATGAATATATACATCCCTCCAGGACTCAGGTGCTCAGTATATGTTTCAGTGCGTCTATGCATAGTGTGCTGGCCATCGACAAAAGTGGGATCCCTTTGGGCAATGCGATAACCTGGGCAGATAACCGGGCCCAGAAAGAAGTGCAGCAATTGAAAAATTCTCCCGCCTGCAACAGTATTTATACTGCCACCGGAACTCCTATGCATCCTATGTCTCCATTATTCAAAATCGCCTGGCTTAAGAATAATGATAAGGAAAGATTCAGCAACACGAGTAAGTTTATCCAACTGAAAACCTATATCATCCAGCAGCTGACGGGTGAATACCTGATTGATTACAGCCTCGCTTCGGCAACAGGATTATTGAATATCCATACTATTGAATGGGAGGAAGAAGCATTGGCCTATGCAGGGATCAATAAGGGGATGCTTGCTGATCCGGTACCAATTTTTACTTCTTGTGGAAAATTGAAAAAAGCTTATCAGAATTCCCTGGGACTCACTGCAGCCACCCAACTCATTGTAGGTTCCAGTGATGGATGCCTTGCCACCCTCGGGGCCGGTGTCTGGGGTGGACAAAAGGCTACCATTACCATTGAAGACAGTGGTGCGGTAAGGGTTATCGGACAAAAAGTATTGAATGATAAACAGCAACGTTTTTTCAATTACCTGCTCACTGAAAATTGTTATGTATCCGGCGGTCCTACCAATAGTGGTGGGATCATTTTCGAATGGTTTGCCAAACAATTCGGCGATTTTAAAAATCCATTTGACCTGGAACATACTATCGAAGATCTTATTTCGGTTGCAGCGAAGGTGGAAGCTGGCGCTGACGGATTACTTTTCCTTCCTTATCTCCTGGGAGAAAGAGCGCCTATCTGGGATGCCAATGCCAGAGGCGTTTTTTTTGGGATCAATATCAAACATGAGCGTAATCATTTTGTAAGGGCTGTTATTGAAGGGATCTTGTTTGAAATATACAGCATCGGTAAGATACTCGAAGAGCATAGCACTATCAAAAGCTTATCCATCAATGGAAGCTTCGCCTCCATTCCCCTCTGTGCGCAGATCATTGCTGATGTTTTCAATAAACCGGTAAGTATCAGCCAGCATAATTATAGTGTGGGTGCAGGCGCATATTTACTAAGTGCTACAGAGATGGGGATCTTTAAAGATCTGGATGAAGCAGCAAGAAGCATTGTGCTGACAGAGCAATATTTCCCCAAAAAGAATATTCACGGCGTTTATATGAAGCATTTTGAAATTTTTGAAACGCTAAGCACAAGGTTGAAGCCTGATTTTGAGAATGTCGTAAGCCTGCAATAA
- a CDS encoding SusC/RagA family TonB-linked outer membrane protein, with protein MKKKTLPAFPPGAPRLIYLFLLLFLITAGANAQTVTGKVLDNENKPVDGATITVKGTSKVTSTNASGSFTINAGTNDILVVTYVGFATLEVPVSGRNNIAVSLFKGDGSDLNEVIVTALGVRKASKKLGYSTTSVSPDELVKNRTANLGESLEGRVAGLNITPPAAGAGASNQIRIRGQVGFAGADNSPLLVINGLPIDQGARFAEGRDQPRDRGDNLANINPDDIESMTVLKGAAAAAIYGSRAARGAIIITTKSGQKNQGIGVDFTSSYTTSQALNFMDEIVQTEYGQGQGGNKFTTAAQIQGNGQFGWGAKLDGEPAINYDGVTRPYSAYPHQLFDFLQTGTNLTNTLGLSGGGPNGSFRASISTTNSKGIVPSNEYKRRIFNVGINQTIAEKLKLLLNINYADEDYINPPQIGTQGDGAVNFFNRMPISTPIEAYREHAKDPATGAEWKTSGFQGTVNNPYFALQNGQTYKEDRNRLLGTATLRYDIKDWLYIQGRFNYDRGDNFAEWNTLNGTGANTIIATSTPTITYRGSYNLNHTTTTDINADFLLGTSNQFGKFSVEASFGGNTLRSEWKNIVQTSTNFTVPDLYSYRNGTVKGVNDGFNYSQQRVNSLYGTAEIGYNNLLYISGTGRNDWFSILDPSKNSKFYSSVSGSFVFSELLKNQQWLSYGKLRASWAQVGSVALVNPYDGALIYALGANLFNGQTTASINGTAAPNPYLQPFTVTEKEIGLETRLFKNKLLLDIAVFDKVTTDQIIDVNLSGASGYLTSKQNAASLKNSGLETLVELKAVQKKDFSWTTSWNNAWLKTKVLDAGNPSGTILLLYFNGTGNEFLGEIRYTEGLAMNQLYTKTYKRNDKGEILVSGAGATIGRPLASTTNPPGITPGFQPVGSSIPKFTGGWNNNFTYKNLSVGIHIDYKFGGTVLSSTLLNMTRQGLSKMSLQGRENGYVFPGIDEVTGTANTNVITVANNGLQNFWTDYRNNQIGDPFTFKSDFIKLRNISLAYNFSNLIKKVDVLKFVKGLSLSASCRNVAILYKDLPGLDPEAIQSSGDIRAGYENSSLPTTRNYNLTLNVKF; from the coding sequence ATGAAGAAAAAAACCTTACCGGCATTCCCGCCAGGCGCTCCCCGCTTAATATATCTTTTTTTACTCTTGTTTTTGATCACAGCAGGTGCCAATGCACAGACTGTGACGGGAAAAGTATTGGATAATGAAAACAAGCCTGTTGACGGAGCTACCATTACAGTAAAAGGCACATCGAAAGTTACGTCAACAAATGCATCAGGAAGCTTTACCATTAATGCCGGAACCAATGATATTCTCGTGGTAACCTATGTGGGATTTGCCACGCTGGAAGTGCCGGTAAGCGGCAGAAACAACATTGCTGTGAGTTTGTTCAAGGGTGATGGCTCGGATCTTAACGAAGTAATAGTAACCGCTCTTGGTGTCAGAAAAGCATCTAAAAAACTTGGTTACTCAACCACAAGTGTCAGCCCCGATGAATTGGTTAAGAACAGGACTGCCAACCTCGGTGAATCTCTGGAAGGAAGAGTGGCGGGCCTCAATATTACTCCACCGGCTGCAGGTGCAGGAGCCAGTAACCAAATACGCATTCGTGGACAAGTAGGTTTTGCCGGAGCAGATAACTCACCCCTCCTGGTTATTAACGGACTTCCAATTGATCAGGGAGCCAGATTTGCAGAAGGCCGCGATCAGCCACGTGACCGCGGAGATAATCTTGCAAATATCAATCCGGATGATATCGAAAGCATGACCGTATTGAAAGGCGCTGCTGCAGCAGCGATCTACGGTTCAAGAGCAGCCCGCGGAGCGATCATTATCACTACCAAGTCCGGTCAGAAAAATCAGGGGATCGGAGTTGACTTTACTTCCAGTTATACTACTTCCCAGGCGTTGAATTTCATGGATGAGATCGTTCAAACTGAATATGGACAAGGACAGGGAGGCAACAAGTTTACTACTGCTGCGCAGATCCAGGGCAATGGTCAGTTTGGTTGGGGCGCGAAATTGGATGGTGAGCCTGCCATCAATTATGATGGAGTTACAAGACCTTATTCAGCCTATCCTCACCAGCTTTTTGACTTCCTGCAAACGGGAACAAATCTGACCAATACACTGGGCTTATCGGGTGGCGGGCCCAATGGAAGTTTCAGGGCATCCATCTCAACTACAAATTCAAAAGGTATTGTACCCTCCAACGAATATAAGAGGAGGATCTTCAACGTGGGCATCAATCAAACCATAGCTGAAAAACTCAAGCTGCTGTTGAACATCAACTACGCAGATGAAGATTATATAAATCCACCACAAATAGGCACACAGGGCGATGGCGCTGTAAATTTCTTTAACAGGATGCCTATTTCTACTCCGATCGAAGCTTACAGAGAACACGCAAAGGATCCTGCTACAGGAGCCGAGTGGAAAACCAGCGGCTTCCAGGGCACAGTTAATAACCCCTACTTTGCCTTGCAAAACGGCCAGACATATAAAGAAGACAGGAACCGTCTGCTCGGAACAGCTACATTACGTTATGATATTAAAGACTGGCTCTATATACAAGGCAGGTTCAACTATGATCGTGGTGATAATTTCGCCGAGTGGAATACACTGAATGGCACAGGAGCCAATACTATTATTGCTACCAGCACACCCACTATTACATACAGGGGTAGTTACAATTTAAATCATACTACTACAACTGATATTAATGCTGATTTCCTGCTTGGTACCAGCAATCAGTTCGGAAAATTCTCTGTTGAAGCCAGCTTCGGTGGAAATACGTTGAGATCGGAATGGAAGAATATAGTGCAGACTTCCACCAATTTTACTGTTCCTGATCTTTACTCATACAGAAATGGCACAGTAAAGGGAGTAAACGATGGCTTTAACTATAGCCAGCAACGTGTCAACTCACTTTATGGCACAGCCGAAATCGGATATAACAATCTTTTATACATCAGTGGAACAGGAAGGAATGATTGGTTTTCTATTTTGGACCCCAGTAAAAACAGCAAATTTTATTCATCCGTATCCGGAAGTTTTGTGTTCTCTGAACTATTGAAGAATCAGCAATGGCTTTCATACGGAAAACTCAGAGCTTCCTGGGCGCAGGTAGGTAGTGTTGCCTTAGTAAACCCTTATGACGGCGCACTGATCTATGCGCTTGGTGCAAATTTATTCAATGGCCAGACTACGGCAAGCATTAATGGAACTGCCGCCCCTAATCCATATTTGCAGCCATTTACAGTAACAGAAAAAGAAATAGGTCTTGAAACGAGATTGTTTAAAAACAAGTTATTACTGGACATTGCTGTATTTGATAAAGTAACCACCGATCAAATAATAGATGTCAACCTTTCCGGTGCATCCGGATATCTTACTTCAAAACAAAATGCAGCCTCATTAAAGAACAGTGGACTGGAAACCCTGGTTGAATTAAAAGCTGTACAAAAAAAGGATTTCAGCTGGACTACCTCCTGGAATAATGCCTGGCTCAAAACAAAAGTTTTGGATGCAGGCAATCCCAGCGGAACCATCCTGCTACTTTATTTTAATGGCACAGGTAATGAGTTTCTCGGCGAGATCAGGTATACAGAAGGCTTAGCCATGAATCAGCTGTATACAAAAACATATAAGAGAAACGACAAAGGCGAGATCCTCGTAAGTGGCGCTGGTGCTACAATTGGTCGCCCACTGGCATCAACTACAAATCCACCGGGCATTACTCCTGGTTTTCAACCGGTAGGAAGTTCCATCCCTAAATTCACCGGCGGATGGAATAACAATTTCACCTATAAGAACCTGAGTGTTGGAATACATATTGACTATAAATTTGGAGGCACCGTATTATCTTCTACACTGCTGAACATGACAAGACAGGGACTCAGCAAAATGTCATTACAGGGTCGCGAAAATGGTTATGTTTTCCCCGGTATTGATGAAGTCACCGGCACTGCCAATACCAATGTGATTACTGTTGCGAATAACGGCTTGCAGAATTTCTGGACAGACTACAGAAACAACCAGATAGGTGATCCTTTTACATTCAAATCTGATTTCATAAAGCTTAGAAACATTTCTTTGGCATACAATTTTTCAAACCTTATCAAGAAGGTAGATGTACTAAAATTCGTCAAGGGTTTATCATTGTCAGCCTCCTGCCGGAATGTGGCAATTCTCTACAAAGACTTGCCTGGTCTCGACCCCGAAGCCATTCAGTCTTCCGGAGACATCAGAGCGGGTTATGAAAATTCTTCATTACCCACTACACGTAATTACAATCTAACCTTAAATGTCAAATTCTAA
- a CDS encoding helix-turn-helix domain-containing protein, giving the protein MSQFLLRNDHSPELEPFVHILEFAQKKNNSINLNSFTDACSSYLRIYYILEGKFDWVINNKSYTLYPNDLGVILPGQHLCAEKGYLDIGSLYWLHLQLPLPEKTNKQSPDGWSQISSQELVSVKKILFLDSTPVLTRIPDAGSIFSSLRNELFNQEIGYVTRVNQLLDELLILLTRKFSQQQNLQRDFPQTFLKLEETLRKDLSHHWTVEEMAALVGLGTTAFSDKVKKFTGFSPMNYLINIRISEAIRLLKKPSVQVTDIALDTGFYSSQHFATTFKKLTGLTPSQFRKNNI; this is encoded by the coding sequence ATGAGTCAATTTCTATTACGAAATGATCATTCCCCTGAGCTGGAGCCTTTTGTGCATATTCTTGAATTTGCGCAAAAGAAAAATAATTCAATTAATCTGAATTCGTTTACTGATGCCTGTTCAAGTTACCTGCGCATCTATTATATACTTGAAGGCAAGTTTGATTGGGTTATCAACAACAAATCATATACGCTTTATCCTAACGATCTTGGAGTTATATTACCCGGCCAGCATCTGTGCGCAGAAAAAGGCTACCTGGATATAGGATCATTGTACTGGTTGCATCTCCAGTTACCCCTGCCGGAAAAAACAAACAAGCAATCCCCTGACGGATGGAGCCAGATCTCGTCGCAGGAACTGGTTTCTGTTAAGAAGATATTATTCCTGGATTCCACGCCTGTGCTTACCAGGATACCCGACGCAGGTTCAATCTTTTCTTCCCTGCGAAATGAATTATTCAACCAGGAGATCGGTTATGTTACCAGGGTCAATCAGCTACTGGATGAACTATTGATCCTGCTAACGAGAAAGTTTTCACAGCAACAAAATCTGCAACGGGATTTCCCCCAAACTTTTTTAAAACTGGAAGAAACGCTGAGGAAAGATCTATCCCATCACTGGACGGTAGAAGAAATGGCTGCCCTGGTGGGTTTGGGCACAACGGCCTTCAGTGATAAAGTGAAAAAATTCACAGGATTTTCCCCCATGAATTACCTGATCAATATCAGGATCTCGGAAGCTATACGGTTATTGAAGAAGCCTTCAGTGCAGGTTACTGATATAGCCCTCGATACCGGGTTTTATTCTTCACAGCATTTTGCCACCACATTTAAAAAACTTACCGGACTTACACCCAGCCAGTTCCGGAAAAACAATATTTAA